TTTCATTTAGCTGGTCAACAagtgttgtgttctgatgttttCTTTCTAGTTGTCTCTTCCCAGTTTCCTTCAGTAGCTGTGACAGTGTCTGTGGCTCTGACTGTTGGAACTCTCACACTACTTGCACTGTTTGTCGTTATTAACCATCTATGCAAGAAACAAAGATCCAGATTTGATACTTCAGGTAAAATGTTATAAGTAATTTAGTTTCACGTCCAGACCATAAATTTGAAATGTTGAATAAACATGACATTTTGTTTCACGTCCAGATTGTACAACAGCTTTTCTTTCACTTTTCAGAAAGCGTTGATGAGGTTGTTGTTTACGCTGATGTGAAAATAGGCCGGCAAAGAAATCAGGCAAGGAAGCAGAGGCCCCCAGCCACAGAGACGGTGGAGCATGGACAGACCAAAATGGCTGTAAACCCGGGTGTGGCTGCCCATAGACTCAAGGCTAGACATTTTAACCACATGTAGCTTTCTAAAGCAGTAATAAGACAAGGGTTGCCTGAACATTATGTGGATGATTGAGTAGATGAGACAGACCATCAAACTTAAAGACTAGTGTCAAATGAACACAACAAGATGACATCATGCATCATGCAAGGAATGCTAGGAAGATGCACTGCATGTAGtttgtagtttgttaacatgaaTTGCTGTCTCATTTTGTAATGTAAATTGTACAATGGTATAACAATTTTAAAGTATTTTGTAACTTTTCAGACCTTAGCTCTATTGCTAGAGTGAACGCATGTGAACATTTCCTGTAAACTGAGCTGCTATATCATACTGTAAATGTAATGCTTTCTTTCTTTTTAGGCATCCATGTTGTTGTAACAATGTCTATTTGAGATCAAATACTCATTTACAATTGTTACATTATATATTGTTAATGAGGGGCTGTAAATAAATAAAGGCTTTGTACATCTTTTACATTGTTTAAAGTATTTAGAGATATTCATTTATTATTTCTTACATATATTGTTGCAGTGACAACTCTACAAAATGTAATTGGTAAGAGAATAAAAGATGAGACAAACCTGCATATAgttgtatatatttaaaaaataataattaagaaATCAAGTTAACGTAAACATTTGACTTTTTAAGTCAGGGGGGGTAGTTTATATTTTTAAGATGTTCACTCCACAATGTACTGACTCTTGCATGATCTGTTATGGAGGTGTAAGGACCACTGGTGAGACATTAGAGATCACCATCAATGTCAAATATTGGACAGTTTGAATGTGAAACTTCAAAGTGCACAATATTTAATTGAATCAGTCCTTTTGAATATAAACCAGACAATGTCTCCCTGTGAAAATAGACTCTACTTGAAGTTATTGTGTACTGTATCACACAAACAGACCAACAGAAAGGCAAAGAGAGACCATGAAAGTGAAATGATTGACCATACAGTGTACTTACTTTGCAAAAAACAAAATCTCCTGCCTTTTTTGATGACATCATACGAACAAATACTTAAAGTAGTCATAAGGAAAACATAACTAGGAAGACACTGATAATGTAGGCATAGTAACATTATGGGCATTCAGGTTAAAACGTGTGCTTATACTGTGAGTCTAATTATTGCCCTTTCAGTTGTTGTCTGGAAGCTATAAATGAAAGGTGTGTCAGCTGACCTCCACATGTCTTAAGATAGAGTGTGAGCACTGAGCGGAGGTCAAACTAACATCACAAACTGAAGCTCAAACTGTTTTcacatggtagaggagaggatgtaTGATAGGTATGAGAGCCTATCATTTCTAAAATACATCTAGAGCATTTGTCATCCATTCAGTTTGAGAAACCAAACAGGTTAAGATAGAGTGTGGTCACTGAGCAGAGGTCAAACTAACATCACAAACTGAAGCTCAAACTGTTTTcacatggtagaggagaggatttATGATAGGTATGCGGAGAGCATATGATTTCTAAAATACATCTAGAGCATTTGTCATCCATTTCATTCTAGAAAAGGTAAACCATTTTTCTCCACATTTTGGCTTTGGTAAGTTAATTTCCTTGGATAAGATTACTAATTGTGATGACCCACAACAGATGTTGAAATTGTGGAAGATGATTGTTTTTACTGAAATCATACACTTATATTGCTAATGTATTGATATTACAGATATCAGATAATACAGTATTACTATTCCTCTTCCTGCTTCAGTAATGCTGACACTTACAGATGGTGCCAAAACCCCTTGTTCTCATCAAACTACATGGTAGTGAATAATACCTCACAATGTGTAATAAGTTACAACTTCTGTTTTTGAAACAGGTACTTGTATCTGGGTGTTCACACCAAGCAACATGTGACATAAAGAAGTGTTCTCTCCCTGATACGCAAGGAAGTTGTGTTGTCAACCAGCCTGTCTTTCATTTACAGTGCATCCATCATTGACTACTGCTATGTATACCATGTTATATTAACCCTGTAGCTTATTTCACTCTTCTTGTGCAGGCAGAAGAGAAATGATCCCCCTGATAATTATAGTTCTGGTGGCCACAGCGGCGGCACAAGGTAAGACATTATATTACAAAGATTATAATGGAATCAATTGTATTGAACATGAGCTTCTCCATGGTAGGATCCAAAACAGAAATATCAGAAAAATATGATAATTGTTGAAAATGTTCTGTAAATACATATTTACATGTATTCCTTTTAATGGTTACCCAATGTTTAAATCAATAGATCAATGCTATTTTTGTTACCTTTGATACAACTATTTCTTGAAAGCACCTTCAGACATTAATAAATGACTATGTGTGCCTACAATAATATCTATTCTCCACAGCTGGTGCTACGTTCTGTAATCTCACTGAAGAGAGTGGAAACCATCAATGCTATGGGGCTGTGGGAGAATGTTTGTCCTTACATCTGACTGCAAACAGAGATGAAGAAAAAATTACATTGAAGAAAGGTGATAATCGTATTCTGTACTTCCAAACTGGAGAAGACTGGAGATCTAAATTGAATCAGGATTATGTGAATCGCTCCGAGTTCTTTAACAATGGAACATTCAGGCTGGACGGAGTTATAGAGGAAGACTGTGGAGATTACCAATTGGATATATTTAATTCAGAGGGAACAAAGTTGCGGAGAGTCAACATGCAACTTGAGATACAAGGTACAGAAGCGTTTTTTACATAGAGAATCATGTATGTAAGGGAGAAAATATAAACTGCCAGTATTATAGTTACAGTACCAAATGTATAATATGATATTAGCATGAATCAGAGATACCAAGTAGAAAGTTCACCAGTGTTTTGTTAGATCATGCTAAGTGGCAGTAAGATGTTTGTGTTTGTCAGCCCCGGTGTCAGAGCCAGtgttgtctttcctctgtctgcCTCATGGAGAGAGCGAGGTCACATGCTCCTCAGAGGGAGATGGTCTTCAGTACAGCTGGACCCTGAATGGACAGAATCTGACCAGGAGTGTAGCCTATGACCACTACCAGAACAGTGTCATCATACTGAAGAGTGATGTGACAGGAACCCTGACCTGTATGGTTCAGAATAAAGTTAGCAGCAGCAGCTCCACTATTGATCTCTCCTTGGCCTGCCCAGGTAATCTCAGGACAGTTTCCTTCCCACAATGTAAGAATTCAAATGAACTTGACTTGCCCGATAAGATCATTTTATTGATTGGTTATTGTTGACACTGTTGATTAATCCTACTCTCAGAATTCTGTTTGTCTCTTCCCAGTTTTCTCCTCCCAGTTTCGTTTTGTAATTGTGACAGTAGCTATAGCTCTAGCTGTTGGAACTCTTGTCCTACTTCTTGCGGTGTTTGTTGGCGTGAACCGTCTCTGTGGGAAACTGAGATTTGGACATACTACTTCAGGTAAAATTAAGTCATGTTTGTTTCATGGTCAGAATTGACACCTGCTGTTTTATTGGTCTTCTAACCAGTCTTTCCCCAGGTTGCTCTAATGATGAGGGTGCTGCTGTTGTATACGCTGAAGTATTCAATAAAAGAAAGACAGAAGTCAACCAGAAAGCTACAGAGATGATGGAGTATGGAGAAGTCAAAATGGCTGCCAGTCTTAATGAGGAAGAAAGCCCCAAGAATCAGGGGGACTTGGAAATGACAACCAACCAGACATATGACACATCTTCTCTGACAACTTTCGGCAGGACTTAGTAGAAACCAAAAATGTGGGAGTGTATTACTCCCTTGTATATGTTTGTGTTGTCATTTGAGTCTATGTAAATGTATATTGCTTCAAATCTTGAACTTTTAACCCTTTCAACCAAACCTATAAACCAAATGGAGGGACGTTGGTCTGAAACAAAAAAAGTTAAATATCTTCATTTTATGATTGTGTGATGTTTTCAGTGTTTGGGATCTTTTGCAATATTGTATGTTTGCCATCCATTCTCCTTCATTTGCTGCTGACTTGGGTGTGTACTTTATTTGGCAATGTCAGAGTGTTAAATGGTAAATGTAAGAGAGAAACATTGATGAACATGATAGCTTATCTTCCTTGCAATATCATTCTTATTAAACTTGAAAAGCTATTTTACAAGGATGACATCTTATCAGATGTAAATATAAttgaataaatacatttgtttgaTAAATAATCTACCTCAGTTCCTCTTTGAGTAACAGAATACACAAACTGCAGGAAAAGTATTCCCACATGCAACAAGTAAACAGCAGAAGGTTATGCATTGAAACAGAAACACACTCACATGAGTATGTACTGTAAATATCCCCAGCATTCATGCCTCACCAGAACTCTCATCTTCCTTTAGATGACTTTACTCAGGTTACAGCAAAGTTAGTAGCAGAAGTGCTTCTTTCAGGAAAGAGGAAAAAGGCATCATGACCTCTGTTCAGACCTGATGCTATTCTCAAAACCTCTGTATAACTTTCTCATACGATTGAGGCCCAGTTTAATTACTTAGATACCTGCCCGCAAATAGAAAACATCTCAGTTGTAACCAAACTATCAAGATGTGTTTTTCACTAGTCAGTCTTTGCAGTGCATGTTCTCAGCAGACAGAGCTGTGGTAAAGGTGGCTATTGGTGAGTCTGTTCTGAAAACAGTTTGATGTGTTTCATCAGAATAAGGGAAGTTAAACTAGGCCCAGAGTGTAAAATGCATCTCCTGGCCAGCAggtaattattataattattaacaATATTGTTTCAGTGAAGTTCAGTCCTAAACTTGGTCTTTGCACCTGCATAAGAATGTATTAAATATCTGTCAAAGTTAAATAGCAAAATATAAAGTATCATGTAAATAACAGAGACATTTTCAAATATTATATCGAAGGGCATACAGTAGGCTAGTGTCAGCACCAACCGAGTCAAGGTCTGTGCTCTGCCAGGAAGCTTTGATAAACACATCAGGTTCAGGCAACTAAGGTAGTCATCAGTGAGTGTCCCAGCCATGAGGCCTTTTGTTGATCGCAAGTGTCAAAGCTGTGTTGACAGTAGTAGCAGCAGGAACTGTCAGGGCGAGGTAGCTACCATGGGAGGAAATGACGACTGTGCTTGAATCCGAAAGTGTGGCAAGTGAAGTGTGTGATCATTAATGAAAAATAGTGAAATCAAAGAATGGAACAAAATGAGCAAAAGTTGTAGTAGAAGACAAGGTCCGGTCCAAAaatgcatttcttattggactgCGTTTTTTTGGACAAGTAGATTCATTTGGGAAATCCATTTGTAATATCGAGGACTGTGAAGAAAGCAGTGGGAAAGGTGGATTCAATCAAGGTGACTAAAAGGGCCTTGTTTTGGTTAATTGTTTTGATAAAGAACAGAAGAAGCTGCCCTGGATCTGGCTAAATTGTCCACGTCAGAAGTAACATGTACTGGTCTTCGGAGCAGGGTGCTTGCCAAAGGAGTTATAGCTGGAGTCTCgttggatatacagtggggcaaaatagtatttagtcagacaccaattgggcaagttctcccactttaaAAGattagagaggcctgtaattttcatcataggtacacttcaactatgacagacaaaatgagacgaaaaaaatccagaaaatcacattgtaggatttttaatgaatttatttgcaaattatggtggaaaataagtatttggtcaataacaaaagtttatctcaatactttgttatataccctttgttggcaatgacagaggtcaaacgttttctgtaagtcttcacaaggtattcaaacactgttgctggtattttggcccattcctccttgcaaatctcctctagagcagtgatgttttggggctgttgctgggcaacatggactttcaactccctccaaagattttctatggggttgagatctggagactggctaggccactccaggaccttgaaatgcttcttacgaagccactccttcgttgcccggacggtgtgtttgggatcattgtcatgctgaaagacccagccacgtttcatcttcaatgcccttgctgatggaaggaggttttcactcaaaatctcacgatacatgtccccattcattctgtcctttacacggatcagtcgtcctggtccctttgcagaaaaacagccccaaagcatgatgtttccacccccatgcttcacagtaggtatggtaatctttggatgcaactcagcattctttgtcctccaaacacgacgagttgagtttttaccaaaaagttatattttggtttcatctgaccatatgacattctcccaatcttcttctggatcatccaaatgctctctagcaaacttcagacgggcctggacatgtactggcttaagcagggggacacgtctggcactgcaagatttgagtccctggcagcatagtgtgttactgatggtaggctttgttactttggtcccagctttctgcaggtcattcactaggtccccccgtgtggttctgggatttttgctcaccgttcttgtgatcattttgaccccatggggtgagatcttgcgtggagccccagatcgagggagattatcagtggtcttgtacgTCTTcgatttcctaataattgctcccacagttgatttcttcaaaccaagctgcttacctattgcatattcagtcttcccagcctggtgcaggtctacaattttgtttctggtgtcctttgacagctctttggtcttggccatagtggagtttggagtgtgactgtttgaggttgtggacaggtgtcttttatactgataacaagttcaaacaggtgccattaatacaggtaacgagtggaggacagaggagcctcttaaatacgaagttacaggtctgtgagagccagaaatcttgcttgtttttaggtgaccaaatacttattttccaccataatttgcaaataaattcattaaaaatcctacaatgtgattttctggattttttatctcattttgtctgtcatagttgaagtgtacctatcatgaaaattacaggcctctctcatctttttaagtgggagaacttgcacaattggtggctgactaaatacttttttgccccactgtagatgATGAGTACCTTAGTCACAAAATCCCAGAAGTGGTCAGTGCACGTCGCCTGACCCATATGGTAAATGgaaggaaggagaaaagcctATCGATATTATTGTTATTTGAGGAGACTCTACCTGTATATGTGAAGCTTGGATATGTGAGGTTTGCGGTGCGAGCATTTGTATCCAAACCGTTATAGTGTGGAAATTGTGGAAAAGGATTGTGGAAAAGGATATGGTTACGTGTCAAATGTTTGCAGACGGGGAAGTATGATATTGAAGAATCTGTTGCTGGAAAATGTTGCACCTGTGGTGGGGATCATACTCCGGACTTCCTTGAGTGCCCTATAAAGATGAACGAGGTCGAGGTGTCAAGGATCAGGGCTGCTCAGAGGATCTCCTATGTGGAGTCTGTGAAGAGAGTCGAAGGGGCAAGGGGCAATAGAGTTGAAGACATGTCGGTGGATGCATTGCAACCAGTTGCTAGTGTTTTAAGTAAATCGGgtgataaaatcaaatcaaacgttgttggtcacatacacatggttagcagttgttaacgcgagtgtagcgaaatgcttggtcTTCTAGTTCCCACcgcgcagtaatatctaacaagtaatctaacaatttcacaacaactaccttacacacacaagtgtaaaagaataattaagaatatgtacatataaatatatggatgagcgacggCTGaacggcaagatgcagtagatggtatagagtacagtatatacatgagatgagtaatgtatggtatgtaaacattatataaagtggcattgtttaagtgactagtgatacatttttaacaTCCAtttattaattattaaagtggctagagaatGAGTCTTTATGTTGGCagaagccactcaatgttagtgatggctgtttaacagatggttgtttaacagtctgatggccttgagatagaagtgtttcagtctctcggtcccagctttgatgcacctgtactgacctcgacttctggatgaacaggcagtggctcgggtggttgttgtcattgataatctttttggccttcctgtgacattgggtgatgtgttctgcagacctcactaccctctggagagccttacggttgtgggcggagcagttgccgtaccaggcggtgatacgaCCCGACAGGAttttctcgattgtgcatctgtaaaagtttgtgtgtgtctttggtgacaagccaaatttcttcagcctcctgaggttgaagaggcgctgttgcgccttcttcaccacactgtctgtgtggttggaccaattcagtttgtccgtgacgtgtacgctgaggaacttaaaactttccaccttctccactactgtcccgtcgatgtgaataggggggtgctccctctgctgtttcctgaagtccactatcatctcctttgttttgttgatgttgagtgtgaggttattttcctgaaaccacactccgagggccctcacctcctccctgtaggccgtatcgtcattgttggtaatcaagcctaccactatagtgttgtctgcaaacttgatgattgtgttggaggcgtgcatggccacgcagacatgggtgaacagggagtacaggagagggctgagaacacacccttttggggccccagtattgcggatcagcggggtggagatgttgtttcctacactcaccacctggaggcagcccatcagaaagtccaggacacagttgcacagggcggggtcgagacccagggtctcgagcttgatgacgagtttggaggaaactatggtgttaaatgctgagctgtaatcgatgaacagcattcttacagaggtaatcctcttgtccagatgggttagggcagtgtgcaatgtggttgcgattgcgtcgtctgtggacctattggggtggtaagctaatgggagtgggtctagggtgtctggtagggtggaggtgataagatccttaactagtctctcgaagcacttcatgatgacggaagtgagtgctacggggcgatagtcgtttagctcagttaccttgaATTTCCTGGGAACAGGaataatggtggccctcttgaagcatgtgggaaaagCACACTggaatagggattgattgaatatgtccgtaaacacaccagccagctggtctgtgcatgctctgacgacgcggctaggaatgccgtctgggccggcagctttgcaagggttaacacgtttaaatgttttactgacgttggctgcagtgaaggagagcatgcatgttttggtagcgggccgtgtcagtggcactgtgttgtcctcaaagcgagcaaagaagttgtttagtttgtctgggagcaagacttccgtgtccacgacggggctggttttctttttgtagtccgtgattgactgtagaccctgcaacatatgtctcgtgtctgagccgttgaattgcgactctactttttCTCTATACTGACCATTagtttgtttgattgccttgcggagggaatagctacactgtttgtattcggtcatgtttccggtcaccttgccatgattaaaagcagtggttcgcgctttcagttttgcgcgaatgctgccatcaagccACAGCATTTAATGGTCACGTGGTTaccacatcaccgatgcacttgctaataaactcgctcaacgaatcagcgtatacatcaatgttattgtccgaagctatccggaacatatcc
The Salvelinus fontinalis isolate EN_2023a chromosome 10, ASM2944872v1, whole genome shotgun sequence DNA segment above includes these coding regions:
- the LOC129863509 gene encoding uncharacterized protein LOC129863509, producing MIPLIIIVLVATAAAQAGATFCNLTEESGNHQCYGAVGECLSLHLTANRDEEKITLKKGDNRILYFQTGEDWRSKLNQDYVNRSEFFNNGTFRLDGVIEEDCGDYQLDIFNSEGTKLRRVNMQLEIQAPVSEPVLSFLCLPHGESEVTCSSEGDGLQYSWTLNGQNLTRSVAYDHYQNSVIILKSDVTGTLTCMVQNKVSSSSSTIDLSLACPVFSSQFRFVIVTVAIALAVGTLVLLLAVFVGVNRLCGKLRFGHTTSGCSNDEGAAVVYAEVFNKRKTEVNQKATEMMEYGEVKMAASLNEEESPKNQGDLEMTTNQTYDTSSLTTFGRT